In one Nocardioides sp. NBC_00368 genomic region, the following are encoded:
- a CDS encoding glycosyltransferase family 9 protein — translation MRTLVVRLDSMGDVLLAGPAVRAMAATSDHVTMLCGPLGREAAELLPGVDEVLCWEAPWIAADPPPVDADEVDLLRKRLEAGLFDRAVILTSFHQSPLPTALVLRLAGIGRLAAVSTDYPGSLLDHRVRVEEDIPEPERALAVAIACGGRLPDGDDGRLAVRAGRAPNDLLAPYVVLHPGTSAPARAWPADGFRDLCRRLSALGIGVVVTGGPAERRLTAYVAGGRSTDLGGELALDELAGVLARAEAVVVANTGPAHLAAAVGTPVVSLYAPTISAERWAPYGVDRVLLGDQHAPCRDTRARECPVPGHPCLTSVTPEHVVNALGTLGVRPPDLVGRSR, via the coding sequence GTGAGGACCCTCGTCGTACGCCTTGACTCGATGGGCGACGTGCTTCTCGCCGGCCCGGCGGTGCGCGCGATGGCCGCGACCAGCGACCACGTGACGATGCTGTGCGGCCCGCTCGGCCGCGAGGCCGCCGAGCTGCTGCCGGGCGTCGACGAGGTGCTGTGCTGGGAGGCACCGTGGATCGCCGCGGACCCGCCACCGGTCGATGCCGACGAGGTCGACCTGCTGCGCAAACGGCTCGAGGCCGGGCTGTTCGACCGGGCGGTGATCCTGACCAGCTTCCACCAGTCGCCGCTACCGACCGCACTCGTCCTCAGGCTCGCCGGGATCGGCCGGCTGGCCGCGGTGAGCACCGACTATCCCGGCTCGCTGCTCGACCACCGGGTGCGCGTCGAGGAGGACATCCCCGAGCCCGAACGGGCGCTCGCGGTCGCCATCGCCTGCGGCGGCCGACTGCCCGACGGCGACGACGGCCGGCTCGCGGTCAGGGCCGGCCGGGCTCCGAACGACCTTCTGGCTCCGTACGTCGTCCTCCATCCGGGCACCTCGGCACCAGCACGCGCCTGGCCGGCGGACGGCTTCCGTGACCTGTGCCGACGGCTGAGCGCGCTCGGGATCGGTGTCGTCGTGACCGGCGGCCCCGCGGAACGGCGGCTGACGGCGTACGTCGCCGGGGGCCGTAGCACCGACCTGGGCGGCGAGCTCGCCCTCGACGAGCTCGCCGGCGTCCTCGCCCGGGCCGAGGCGGTGGTGGTCGCCAACACCGGCCCCGCCCATCTGGCCGCAGCCGTCGGCACCCCGGTCGTCTCGCTCTACGCCCCGACGATCAGCGCCGAGCGCTGGGCACCCTACGGCGTCGACCGTGTGCTCCTCGGCGACCAGCACGCTCCCTGTCGCGACACCCGCGCCCGGGAGTGCCCGGTGCCCGGGCACCCGTGCCTGACAAGCGTCACGCCGGAG
- a CDS encoding HAD-IIIA family hydrolase has protein sequence MTIDTTIVIPTVGRPSLGVLLDALARQTVPLHHPVLVVDDRPDGEDLIVGDRSIDVEVIRTGGGGPARARNIGWRHTRTPWVSFLDDDVVPDVSWYRDLIADLRLLEDYPEQEIVGSQGRLTVPLPEDRRPTDWERGTASLETSAWITADMSYRRDRIAAVGGFDERFQRAFREDADLALRLGADRGRIVAGSRHVTHPVRPSDDWASLRAQAGNADDILMRAVHGPGWHERAKAPEGRRKAHLATTAAGALAIAGLLSRRRLLARAGALGWLAGTAELAWHRIAPGPRTPAEIRRMLLTSAAIPAAATWHLLRGVRRHHRATPWRGIPELVLLDRDGTLIEDVPYNGDPDLVRPLPGVREALDRLRAEGVRLMIVTNQSGIGRGVISEQQVDAVDQRVVELLGPFEAVLRCPHSPDDRCGCRKPAPDLIKRALVSTDVHPDRAIMVGDIGSDMDAAKHAGVSGCLVPTLRTRREEIDAAPRTAVGLVQAVDLMLGGVW, from the coding sequence ATGACCATCGACACCACCATCGTCATCCCGACCGTCGGCCGACCGAGCCTGGGCGTGCTGCTGGACGCGCTGGCGAGGCAGACGGTGCCGCTGCACCACCCCGTGCTCGTGGTCGACGACCGCCCTGACGGCGAAGACCTGATCGTCGGCGACCGGTCGATCGACGTCGAGGTGATCCGCACCGGAGGCGGCGGCCCGGCCCGCGCCCGCAACATCGGCTGGCGGCACACCCGCACGCCCTGGGTCTCGTTCCTCGACGACGACGTGGTGCCGGACGTGTCCTGGTATCGCGACCTCATCGCCGACCTGCGTCTGCTCGAGGACTACCCCGAGCAGGAGATCGTCGGGAGCCAGGGCCGGCTCACCGTCCCGCTTCCCGAGGATCGACGCCCCACCGACTGGGAGCGCGGCACCGCGAGCCTGGAGACGTCGGCGTGGATCACCGCCGACATGAGCTACCGCCGCGACCGGATCGCCGCGGTGGGCGGGTTCGACGAGCGCTTCCAGCGGGCCTTCCGTGAGGACGCCGACCTGGCTCTGCGCCTCGGCGCCGACCGCGGCCGGATCGTCGCCGGCAGCCGCCACGTCACCCACCCCGTGCGGCCCTCCGACGACTGGGCCAGCCTGCGTGCCCAGGCGGGCAATGCCGACGACATCCTGATGCGGGCCGTCCACGGACCGGGCTGGCACGAGCGCGCGAAGGCTCCCGAGGGGCGCCGGAAGGCCCACCTGGCCACCACGGCGGCGGGGGCGCTCGCCATCGCCGGCCTGCTGTCGCGACGGCGCCTGCTCGCCAGGGCCGGGGCCTTGGGGTGGCTCGCGGGCACCGCCGAGCTCGCCTGGCATCGCATCGCGCCCGGTCCGCGGACTCCCGCCGAGATCCGGCGCATGCTGCTGACCAGCGCCGCGATCCCGGCGGCGGCGACCTGGCATCTGCTCCGGGGCGTACGTCGCCACCATCGCGCGACGCCGTGGCGAGGAATCCCGGAGCTGGTCCTGCTCGACCGGGACGGCACCCTGATCGAGGACGTGCCCTACAACGGCGACCCCGACCTGGTACGCCCGCTCCCCGGGGTGCGCGAGGCCCTCGACCGGCTCCGTGCGGAGGGCGTACGACTCATGATCGTGACCAACCAGTCCGGCATCGGCCGAGGCGTCATCAGCGAGCAGCAGGTCGACGCCGTGGACCAGCGGGTCGTCGAGCTCCTCGGCCCGTTCGAGGCGGTGCTCCGCTGCCCGCACTCCCCCGACGACCGCTGCGGGTGTCGCAAACCCGCCCCTGACCTGATCAAACGCGCTCTCGTCAGCACCGACGTACATCCGGACCGGGCGATCATGGTCGGCGACATCGGCAGCGACATGGATGCCGCGAAGCACGCCGGCGTGAGCGGCTGCCTGGTCCCGACGCTGCGGACCCGCCGCGAGGAGATCGACGCAGCCCCGCGCACCGCGGTGGGCCTCGTCCAGGCCGTCGACCTGATGCTGGGAGGCGTGTGGTGA
- a CDS encoding carbamoyltransferase family protein: MKVLGVNALFHDPSAALVIDGRTVAATEEERFSRRKHGHRPVPFAAWELPDHAIRWCLEEAGLEPGDLDAVAYSYDCSLARPAADMGLHDPWDGLRQAYASHAADFLTNVLPGLDRDDVRFVPHHVAHAASAALASPYVAEGSDVLVLDGRGECHSHLAGRYDQNGSLMTLRTQELPHSLGLVFEELTEHLGFLRANDEYKVMALASYGKPFASSGHRMDELTERIRLTGDGGFITEPIDWSALAPRLRPGEDWTADHADLAASVQLRFEEVLVELARWLRTRTGGNHLTLAGGVALNCVANTRLVERSGYENIWVQPAAGDAGTALGAALQIAADQGDRLEPMPGAALGREWSEEEIEATLRTAHVAYERPRDLAATVAESLAGNGIVAWFQGRSEFGPRALGHRSLLAHPGRQENLERINDVKGREQFRPVAPMVLAERAADIFERGPLPSPYMLFVHDVTAEWHTLIPTVTHVDGTARVQTVDPQEEPLVARMLAEFEARTGLPVVVNTSLNTAGRPMVDSPRDALECFGSAPIDLLAIGPFVVRRARTNP; this comes from the coding sequence ATGAAGGTCCTCGGCGTCAACGCCCTCTTCCACGACCCCAGCGCAGCGCTCGTCATCGACGGCAGGACCGTCGCGGCGACCGAGGAGGAGCGCTTCTCTCGCCGCAAGCACGGCCACCGGCCGGTGCCGTTCGCGGCCTGGGAGCTCCCCGACCACGCCATCCGATGGTGCCTGGAGGAGGCCGGGCTCGAGCCGGGTGACCTGGACGCCGTGGCGTACTCCTACGACTGCTCCCTGGCCCGGCCGGCGGCCGACATGGGGCTGCACGACCCGTGGGACGGCCTGCGCCAGGCGTACGCCTCGCACGCAGCCGACTTCCTCACCAACGTCCTGCCCGGCCTGGACCGGGACGACGTACGCTTCGTGCCCCACCACGTCGCCCACGCTGCCTCCGCGGCGCTGGCCTCGCCGTACGTGGCCGAGGGCAGCGACGTGCTCGTCCTCGACGGCCGCGGTGAGTGCCACAGCCATCTCGCCGGGCGCTACGACCAGAACGGGTCGCTCATGACCCTGCGCACCCAGGAGCTCCCGCACTCGCTCGGCCTGGTCTTCGAGGAGCTCACCGAGCATCTGGGGTTCCTGCGCGCCAACGACGAGTACAAGGTGATGGCGCTCGCCTCCTACGGCAAGCCGTTCGCTTCCAGCGGCCACCGGATGGACGAGCTCACCGAGCGGATCCGGCTCACCGGGGACGGCGGCTTCATCACCGAGCCCATCGACTGGTCCGCCCTGGCACCACGGCTGAGGCCCGGCGAGGACTGGACCGCCGACCATGCCGACCTGGCCGCGAGCGTGCAGCTGCGCTTCGAGGAAGTGCTGGTCGAGCTCGCCCGGTGGCTCCGCACACGGACCGGCGGCAACCACCTGACCCTCGCCGGCGGGGTGGCGCTCAACTGCGTGGCCAACACCCGGCTGGTCGAGCGCAGCGGGTACGAGAACATCTGGGTCCAGCCTGCCGCCGGCGACGCGGGCACGGCGCTCGGGGCGGCCCTGCAGATCGCTGCCGACCAGGGCGACCGCCTCGAGCCCATGCCGGGCGCCGCCCTCGGCCGCGAGTGGTCCGAGGAGGAGATCGAGGCGACGCTGCGTACGGCCCATGTGGCCTACGAGCGCCCCCGCGACCTGGCCGCGACCGTGGCCGAGAGCCTGGCCGGCAACGGGATCGTCGCGTGGTTCCAGGGACGAAGCGAGTTCGGGCCCCGCGCGCTCGGGCACCGTTCGCTGCTCGCCCACCCCGGCCGCCAGGAGAACCTCGAGCGGATCAACGACGTCAAGGGCCGCGAGCAGTTCCGGCCGGTGGCGCCGATGGTGCTCGCCGAGCGCGCGGCCGACATCTTCGAGCGCGGACCGCTGCCCTCGCCCTACATGCTGTTCGTCCACGACGTCACCGCGGAGTGGCACACGCTGATCCCGACGGTGACCCACGTCGACGGCACCGCCCGGGTCCAGACCGTGGACCCTCAGGAGGAACCACTGGTGGCGCGGATGCTCGCCGAGTTCGAGGCCCGGACCGGGCTGCCCGTCGTCGTCAACACCAGCCTCAACACCGCGGGCCGGCCGATGGTCGACTCGCCGCGGGACGCGTTGGAGTGCTTCGGGTCGGCACCGATCGACCTGCTCGCCATCGGCCCGTTCGTCGTACGCCGCGCAAGGACGAATCCATGA